One Bradyrhizobium sp. CCGB12 genomic window carries:
- the trbJ gene encoding P-type conjugative transfer protein TrbJ gives MSLLRRVLTAGALAAILAGTPKPASALIVFDPSNYVQNVLTAARALQQINNQITSLQNQAQMLINEGKNLATLPFSSLQQLEQSILRTQQLLGQAQRIAYDIQQIDRAFSTTYAPVSSSSPGQALVASAQARWQNALVGLQDAMRVQATVVGNLDTSRTQMSALVTASQSATGALQANQAGNQLLGLQAQQLADLTAVVAAQGRAQSLEFAQRAVAQDQGREQLRRFLMPGQGYQAATVQMFH, from the coding sequence ATGAGTCTCCTCCGTCGTGTCTTAACAGCGGGTGCCCTCGCGGCCATTCTTGCCGGCACCCCCAAGCCAGCGTCGGCGCTGATCGTATTCGATCCCAGCAATTATGTGCAGAACGTGCTGACGGCTGCACGCGCCCTCCAGCAAATCAACAACCAGATCACGTCCCTGCAAAATCAAGCGCAAATGCTGATCAACGAGGGCAAGAACCTGGCGACCCTGCCGTTTTCGTCATTGCAACAGCTCGAGCAGTCGATCCTGCGCACCCAACAGTTGCTCGGGCAGGCTCAGCGCATTGCCTACGACATCCAGCAGATCGATCGGGCGTTCTCCACGACCTATGCGCCGGTGTCGTCAAGTTCGCCGGGCCAGGCACTGGTGGCCAGTGCACAAGCGCGCTGGCAGAACGCGCTTGTGGGCCTGCAAGACGCGATGCGGGTGCAGGCCACCGTTGTCGGAAATCTCGACACCAGCCGAACCCAGATGTCGGCGCTCGTGACCGCAAGCCAAAGTGCGACCGGCGCACTCCAGGCAAATCAGGCAGGTAACCAACTTCTCGGATTGCAAGCCCAGCAGCTCGCCGATCTCACCGCCGTCGTCGCCGCACAGGGACGGGCTCAGAGCTTGGAGTTCGCGCAACGAGCCGTCGCACAAGACCAGGGCAGGGAACAACTCCGCCGATTCCTGATGCCGGGCCAAGGTTATCAAGCCGCAACCGTGCAGATGTTTCACTGA
- the trbK-alt gene encoding putative entry exclusion protein TrbK-alt, which translates to MMTDRFNRIQIGVVALLLAVAVSACAIQLRGGPDQTGASASATQEAVPLASKLAQCRTVTYEQKVELLECRKVWAEKRRQFLSQREGSAGQVIDGTSANSPIPSSPKDESRLPSGNPSVPTPGGNER; encoded by the coding sequence ATGATGACTGATAGGTTCAATCGGATTCAGATCGGGGTAGTGGCGCTGCTCCTCGCCGTGGCCGTCAGTGCCTGCGCAATCCAGTTGCGCGGCGGGCCGGACCAGACCGGAGCTTCCGCATCGGCTACCCAGGAAGCCGTTCCTCTCGCATCCAAGCTCGCGCAGTGCCGTACCGTCACCTACGAACAGAAAGTCGAGCTGCTCGAATGTCGGAAGGTCTGGGCGGAGAAACGGCGCCAATTCCTGAGCCAGAGGGAGGGTAGTGCCGGGCAAGTGATTGATGGAACTTCGGCCAACAGCCCGATTCCGTCGTCACCGAAGGATGAAAGCCGTTTACCGTCTGGCAACCCCTCCGTGCCGACGCCCGGAGGCAACGAGCGATGA